In Agromyces sp. Leaf222, the genomic window GCTGCGGCATCCGGAACCCGATGCCCGGCGACCGCCACCTCGACCTCGACCGGCGCGACCGCCGCGCGCTCGGCGGCGCTGAAGAGCTCGAACGCGTCATCGGAGGCCGCGACTCCCGCCGACGAGGCATGGAACGCCGCCCCGACATTTCGGACGGGCAGGAAGATGTCGGGCGCGAGGATCAGCACGAACAGGCCGGGCAGCAGGTCGATCTCGCCCCACACGAGCCGGAACCCGATCGAGACCGCGACGATCGCGACCGACAGGCTCGCCGCGAACTCCAGCGTGAACCCCGACAGGAAGGTCACGCGCAGCACGGCCATCGTGCGCCGGCGGAAGTCGTCGGTGACCGCCCGGATGCGCTCGACCTGCCGCCGGGCGCGACCGAACACGATGAGCGTCGAGAGGCCCCCGGCGACCTCGAGGAACCCGTGCGAGAGGCTCGCGAGCGAGTCGTACTGGCGCCGCTGCACGCCCGCCGTCGCCATGCCGATCAGGGCCATGAACAGCGGGATGAGCGGCAGCACGATCACGAAGACGAGCCCAGACAGCGGGTCGGCCGCCCATGCCACCGCGATCAGGATCGGCGTGGACACCACCGTCAGCACGAGCTGCGGCAGGTACGAGCCGAAGTACGCGTCGAGCGCGTCGAGGCCAGGGCCGAGCAGGGTCGTCGAGCGGGCGCTCGGGAACCCGGGGATCCCGGCCGGCGCGGACTCGATCGACGCGAGCACGTCGCGACGCAGTTCCTGCTTCACCCGCATCGCGCCGGCCGAGCCGACGAGTTCCCACGACCACGCCGCCAGGGCGCGAACGGATGCCGCAGCCACGAGCAGCACGAGCAGGGGCCATGCCTGCGACATCCGCTCGCCGTCGATGAGGCCCGCGACGAGTGACGCGAGGGCGTACGCGAGTCCGATGGTCGCGGCCGTCTGGAGCAGGGCGAGCGCGCCGCCGACGAGGAGGAACCGCCGGGCGGCGCGCGAACGCCGGACGAGTCGTGGATCGAGGGGTTTCACGTTCAGTGCGCGGCAGCCTCGACGGAGGCCCGCGTGACGCGCTTGCGGAACACCCAGTACGTCCAGCCCTGGTAGAGCAGCACGATCGGCAACGTGAACACGGCGACCCACGTCATGACCGTCAGCGTGTACTCGGTGCTCGACGCGTTCTCGATCGTGAGGCTGTTGGCCGGGTCGTTCGAGGCGGGCATGACATCGGGGAACAGCGCCGAGAAGAGCGCGAGCACGGCCGTCGCGATGGTCACCGCGAGCAGCGTGAAGGCGATGCCCTCGGCGCCGCGGAGGTTCATGAGCCATCCGCCGATGAGGCAGAGCGCGGCGATCGCCGCGAAGACCCAGAACCAGAACGTGCCGAAGGCGAGGCCGGTCCAGAGCAGGAAGGAGGCCGCGACGACGATCGTGATGAGGCCGGAGCGGGTCGCGAGGCGCTGGGCTCGCTCGCGCAGGTCTCCCTCGGTCTTCAGCGACGCGAACACCACGCCGTGGGTGAAGAAGAGCAGCAGGGTCGTGAGTCCGCCGAGCAGGGCGTACGGGTTCAGCAACGTGAACAGGTTGCCCGTGAAGTTGTGGTCGGCGTCGAGCGGAACGCCCGCCACGATGTTCGCGAAGGCGACGCCCCAGAGCAGGGCGGGCACGGCCGAACCGACGACGATCATGCCGTCGAACCACGACTTCCACCTCGAGTCGGGGCGCTTGTGCCGGTACTCGAACGAGACGCCGCGGGCGATGAGGGCGAGCAGGATTAGCAGCAGCGCGAGGTAGAACCCGGAGAACAACGTGGCGTACCACTCGGGGAACGACGCGAACAGGGCGGCGCCCGCGACGATGACCCAGGTCTCGTTGAGGTCCCACACCGGGCCGATGGTGTTGATGAGCACGCGACGATCGGTGTCGTCCTTGCCGAGGAACGGCAGCGACATGCCGACGCCGAAGTCGAATCCGTCGAGCACGAAGTACCCCACGAAGAGGAACGCGACGATCCAGAACCAGAGTGTTGCGAGATCCATTCCAGTCGCCTCCTAGTACACCGTCGTCGCGGGTTCGATCTTGCCGGTCTCGGGGTCGGGGTCGCCCACCTCTGGCGGCCCCTTGCGGATCGCCTGGATGATGAGCCGCACCTCGACGACCGCGAGAATTCCGTAGATCAGGGTGAACGCGACGAGCGAGATGAGCACGTCGAGCCCGGTGACGTACGGCGAGACGCCCGACTCGGTCTTCATGAGGCTGAAGACGATCCACGGTTGCCGCCCCATCTCGGTGAAGACCCAGCCGACGCTCATCGCGAGCAGCGAGAGCGGGAAGCTCCAGATGGCGACCTTCCAGATCCATGCCTGCTTCGGCATGCGACCCTTTCGAGTGACCCAGAGACCGACGACCGCGATCACGACGTGCAGCAGGCCGAGGCCGATCATCCAGCGGAACGCCCAGTACGTCACCCACAGGATCGGCGCGTAGTCGCCGGGGCCGAACTGCTCGGTGTACTGCGCCTGCAGGTCGTTGATGCCCTCGACGCAGCCGTCGAACGTATGGGTCGACAGGAACGAGAGCAGGTACGGGATGCGGATCGAGAACAGCTCGCTCGAGCCGTCTGGAGTGCCGAGGGTGAAGATCGAGAACGACGCGTCGGCCCCGCAGACCGTGTCGAACGTCGCCTCGGCCGCGGCCATCTTCATGGGCTGCGTCGCGACCATCGCGAGGCTGAGCTGGTCGCCGAAGAGCGTCGTGAGCACCCCGGAGCCGATCATGAGCCAAAGGCCGTACTTGAGCGCAGGCCGCATGGTCTCGAGGTTCCGGTTGCGGGCGAGGTGCCAGGCCGCGGCGCTGATGATGAGGCCGGCGGCGACCATGAAGCTCGCGGCGATCGTGTGCGGGAACGCGGCGAGCACGACACGGTTGGTGAGCAGCGCGCCGATGTCGACGAGTTCGGCGCGGCCGCCGTCGCCGCTCATCTCGTAGCCGACCGGGTTCTGCATGAACGCGTTGGCGGCGAGGATGAAGTACGCCGACAGGATGGTGCCGACCGCGGTCGCCCAGATCGTGGCGAGGTGGATGCCGCGGGGCAGCTTGTCCCAGCCGAAGATCCACAGGCCGATCATCGTCGCCTCGAAGAAGAAGGCGAGCAGGCCCTCCATCGCGAGCGGGGCGCCGAACACGTCGCCGACGAAACGTGAGTACTCCGACCAGTTCATGCCGAACTGGAACTCCTGCACGATGCCGGTGACGACGCCCATGGCGAAGTTGATGAGGAAGATGTTGCCGAAGAACCGCGTGATGCGCAGGTACTCGGCCTTGCCGGTGCGGAACCACGCCGTCTGGAAGACGGCCGTGCTGGTAGCGAGGCCGATCGTGATCGGAACGAAGAGGAAGTGGTAGACGGTCGTGAGGCCGAACTGCCATCTGGCCAGCAGCAGCGGATCGAGCAGGTCGTTCACGGAAGCCCCTTTCACGTGGTGGTGCCACGCCGAGTCGTTCTTCTACAGAGCGTAGAACATTCAGGCTCGCGGCGGTAGTCTTGACGCATGGCGAGTCTTGGCGAGTTGGAGCGCTCCGTGATGGAGGTGCTCTGGAACAGCCACGCCGACGTGACCGCGAACGAGCTCCGCGACGCCCTGGTGCTGCGACCCGACTCCAGCGGGCGCGCCGTCGCGACCACCACGGTGCTGACCGTGCTCTCCCGGCTCGAGCGCAAGGGGTTCGTCACCCGCTCCCGCGACCAGCGACCCCACCGCTACCGCGCCCTGCTCTCCCGAGAAGAGCACACCGCCGAACTCATGCACGAGGTGCTCGATCGCTCGAGCGATCGCGATGCCGCGCTCGCCCGCTTCGTCGGCACCGTGAGCGACCGGGAGGCCGCGACCCTGCGGCGCCTCCTCGACGAACTCGCGCACCACTGACCATGATCGTCGCCGCCGTCGCGCTGGGGGCGCTCGCCGTGGCCCTCGCCTGGCCCGTGCCGATGGCGCTCTCGCGCGCCGCGTGGCCTTCGCAGTCGCCTGCCCTCGCCCTCGCGCTCTGGCAGGCGATCGCCCTTGCCGGCGCACTGTCGATGATCGGCTCGCTGCTCGCGTTCGGCGCCTCCCCCGCCGGCTCCCTCGCCGCCGCCGTCGATCACCTCGTGCCGGCCGCCCTGCACGGCGAGATCCCCGCCGAGTACGCGGTCGTGCACCTCGCCTCCATCACGCTCGCCATCGGGCTCGCGGTGCACCTGCTCCTGAACCTCGGGCTCACGGCCGTCCGGGCCGAACGCGAACGTCGGCGCCAGCACCAGCTCATCGCCCTCCTCGGCGACCCGATGCCCGGCGTGCCGCGCACGCGCATCCTCGCCCACCCCGAGCCCCTCGCGTACTGCGTCCCCGGCATCCGCACGGCGACGGTGCTGACCGACGGCCTCGTCGACGCGCTCGAGCCCGACGAGCTCGCCGCCGTCATCGCGCACGAACGCGCGCACCTCGACCAGTTCCACCACCTCGTGCTGCTCTCGTTCCGCGCCTGGCACAGTGCGCTGCCCTGGTTCCCCATCGCGAATCGCGCGGAACGCGCAGTCACCCTGCTCACCGAGATGCTCGCCGACGACGACGCCAGGCGCGAAGTCGGCGACGATGCGCTCCGCTCCGCGATCGTGCTCGTCGGCAGCGCCGGCGAGCCGGGCGCCTACGCGGACTCCGGCGGCATCGCCCCCGATCAGGCGATGCTCACGTCGCGGCTCGCGCGCCTCGGGGTCATCCCCTAGTCCCCCCTCGAATCACCCCCGAGTCTGATGAAACGCCCCGCCGCCGCAGTTACGCTCGAACGATGAACGAGATCCTCGACTGGATCCTCGACACGGTGCAGAGCGTCGATCCCGTCGCACGCACCCTGCTCGCCGGCCTCGGCATCATGCTCGAGACCTCGGTGCTGATCGGCCTCGTCGTGCCGGGCGACACGATCGTGCTCGTCGCCTCGACTGCCGTCGACGGTGCGGTCGAGTACCTCGCCCTCACCGCCACGGTCATCGTCGGCGCGCTCATCGGCGAGAGCATCGGCTTCGCGCTCGGCCGGTGGTTCGGCCCGCACATCCAACGCTCACGCCTCGGCCGGCGCATCGGCGAGCACAACTGGCGACGCGCCCAGGTCTACCTCGCGCGCCGCGGCGGCCCCGCGGTGTTCGTCTCGCGGTTCCTGCCCGTGCTGCATTCGCTCATTCCGGTGACGGTCGGCATGAGCGACATGCGCTACCGCAGGTTCATGGCGTGGACCGTGCCGGCCTGCGTGCTCTGGGCGTTCGCCTATGTCTCGGTCGGCTCGGCCGCCGCCGGCGGCTACCGCGA contains:
- the cydD gene encoding thiol reductant ABC exporter subunit CydD, translated to MKPLDPRLVRRSRAARRFLLVGGALALLQTAATIGLAYALASLVAGLIDGERMSQAWPLLVLLVAAASVRALAAWSWELVGSAGAMRVKQELRRDVLASIESAPAGIPGFPSARSTTLLGPGLDALDAYFGSYLPQLVLTVVSTPILIAVAWAADPLSGLVFVIVLPLIPLFMALIGMATAGVQRRQYDSLASLSHGFLEVAGGLSTLIVFGRARRQVERIRAVTDDFRRRTMAVLRVTFLSGFTLEFAASLSVAIVAVSIGFRLVWGEIDLLPGLFVLILAPDIFLPVRNVGAAFHASSAGVAASDDAFELFSAAERAAVAPVEVEVAVAGHRVPDAAAGVSLVGASVRRDGVVVIDGVDLEARPGDVVAVTGPSGVGKSSLFAGLLGFVPIGGEVLVDGGRPGAAARPSIAWAPQGATLFAGTVESNVRLGVEHVAPELARRAMRLAAVGLDPAAPVGTGGTGLSGGQAQRVAIARALHRALATQARIILLDEPTSAQDAAREAAIAEGLREIADEGYVVLVATHRAGLARTADRTIDLAGAHV
- the cydB gene encoding cytochrome d ubiquinol oxidase subunit II; translation: MDLATLWFWIVAFLFVGYFVLDGFDFGVGMSLPFLGKDDTDRRVLINTIGPVWDLNETWVIVAGAALFASFPEWYATLFSGFYLALLLILLALIARGVSFEYRHKRPDSRWKSWFDGMIVVGSAVPALLWGVAFANIVAGVPLDADHNFTGNLFTLLNPYALLGGLTTLLLFFTHGVVFASLKTEGDLRERAQRLATRSGLITIVVAASFLLWTGLAFGTFWFWVFAAIAALCLIGGWLMNLRGAEGIAFTLLAVTIATAVLALFSALFPDVMPASNDPANSLTIENASSTEYTLTVMTWVAVFTLPIVLLYQGWTYWVFRKRVTRASVEAAAH
- a CDS encoding cytochrome ubiquinol oxidase subunit I; translated protein: MNDLLDPLLLARWQFGLTTVYHFLFVPITIGLATSTAVFQTAWFRTGKAEYLRITRFFGNIFLINFAMGVVTGIVQEFQFGMNWSEYSRFVGDVFGAPLAMEGLLAFFFEATMIGLWIFGWDKLPRGIHLATIWATAVGTILSAYFILAANAFMQNPVGYEMSGDGGRAELVDIGALLTNRVVLAAFPHTIAASFMVAAGLIISAAAWHLARNRNLETMRPALKYGLWLMIGSGVLTTLFGDQLSLAMVATQPMKMAAAEATFDTVCGADASFSIFTLGTPDGSSELFSIRIPYLLSFLSTHTFDGCVEGINDLQAQYTEQFGPGDYAPILWVTYWAFRWMIGLGLLHVVIAVVGLWVTRKGRMPKQAWIWKVAIWSFPLSLLAMSVGWVFTEMGRQPWIVFSLMKTESGVSPYVTGLDVLISLVAFTLIYGILAVVEVRLIIQAIRKGPPEVGDPDPETGKIEPATTVY
- a CDS encoding BlaI/MecI/CopY family transcriptional regulator, which codes for MASLGELERSVMEVLWNSHADVTANELRDALVLRPDSSGRAVATTTVLTVLSRLERKGFVTRSRDQRPHRYRALLSREEHTAELMHEVLDRSSDRDAALARFVGTVSDREAATLRRLLDELAHH
- a CDS encoding M56 family metallopeptidase; translated protein: MIVAAVALGALAVALAWPVPMALSRAAWPSQSPALALALWQAIALAGALSMIGSLLAFGASPAGSLAAAVDHLVPAALHGEIPAEYAVVHLASITLAIGLAVHLLLNLGLTAVRAERERRRQHQLIALLGDPMPGVPRTRILAHPEPLAYCVPGIRTATVLTDGLVDALEPDELAAVIAHERAHLDQFHHLVLLSFRAWHSALPWFPIANRAERAVTLLTEMLADDDARREVGDDALRSAIVLVGSAGEPGAYADSGGIAPDQAMLTSRLARLGVIP
- a CDS encoding DedA family protein; this encodes MNEILDWILDTVQSVDPVARTLLAGLGIMLETSVLIGLVVPGDTIVLVASTAVDGAVEYLALTATVIVGALIGESIGFALGRWFGPHIQRSRLGRRIGEHNWRRAQVYLARRGGPAVFVSRFLPVLHSLIPVTVGMSDMRYRRFMAWTVPACVLWAFAYVSVGSAAAGGYRELSRDLHWAGYLFVAVIVVFLVVVWAVKRWLVRSEARHMTDAATERPKGPVTEVPDPLDADGA